The nucleotide sequence CGCGCGCCGGTAGCAGGACTCGAGGATCGCCCGGTCCCGTTCACCTGCCGCGAAGTTGGGGCCGACGGTGTGGATCACCCAGCTCGCCGGAAGGTCTCCGGCGGTGGTCCATCCGGCGTCGCCTGTGGCCAGCCCGTCGGGGAACCGCGCGATGCAGTCGTCGAGGATCGCCCGTCCGCCCGCACGGTGGATGGCGCCGTCGACTCCGCCCCCGCCCCGCATCCGGTTGTTGGCCGCGTTCACGATCGCATCGACCTGCTGCCGGGTGATGTCGCCGTGGACGGCGGTGACGGTGACCATGTGCCCAGTCTCGCGCACGGCCGCCGCAGCGCGCGCTTCAGGGTGGATTCAGGCGCGGAGGGCCAGACTGGAGCGGATGCGGATTCTGGTGGTGGATGACGAGGTGCGCCTGGCCGACGGCATCCGTCGCGGGCTGGAGGCCGAAGGCTTCGGGGTGGATGTCGCGCACAACGGTGTGGACGGACTGTGGCGAGCACGCGAGACGGCGTACGACGCGATCGTGCTCGACCTCATGATGCCCGGCATGAGCGGGTGGAAGGTCTGCGAGGCGCTGCGCGCGGAGGAGAACTGGACGCCGGTGCTCATGCTCACGGCGAAGGACGGCGAGTGGGACCAGGTCGAGGCGCTCGAGACCGGCGCCGACGACTACGTGACCAAGCCCTTCTCGTTCGCGGTGCTCGTCGCCCGTCTGCGTGCGCTGATCCGCCGCGGCGGGGTCGAGCGGCCGACCGTGCTCGAGGCGGGAGACCTGCGGCTGGACCCGGGGGCGCGAAGGGTCTGGCGCGGCGATGCCGAGCTCGACCTGACATCGCGGGAGTTCTCCGTGCTCGAGCACCTCATCCGCCATCGCGGGCAGGTGGTCTCCAAGCGCGACCTCATCGCCGGGGTGTGGAACGACGACTTCGAGGGCGACCCGAACATCGTCGAGGTGTATGTCGGGCACCTCCGGCGCAAGGTCGACCGGCCGTTCGCTCGCCAGGCGATCGAGACCATTCGCGGAGCGGGCTACCGACTGGCGGCGGACGGTGGCTGAGCCGCGGCGCCGCTCATTGCGGACGCGCATCACTGCGGCCGCGACGCTCGTCGTCGCCGCCGCGCTGGTGGTGGGGGCGCTGGCGTTCTACGGCATCCTGTCTGCCAGCATGCATGACGCGACGGTGCGCGCCGGGGAGACGCGCGCCGAGCAGCTCGCCGCGCGGATCGACGCCGAGGGTCCGTCGGCGGTGACCGAGCTCGACGACGACATCGCCCAGGTGCTCGACGACGAGGGGCGTGTCGTCGCCGCCTCCGAGGAGGCCGACAGCGGAGACCTGCCGGATTCCGGGGGGACCGTCACATACGACGACGAGCCGATGCTCGTCGTGCGGGAAGATCTCGACGACGGCACCCTGCTCCTCGCCGTGCCGGTGGAGGACGACCAGCAGACGCTTGCGACGGTGGCGATGCTGCTGGCGGTCGCCGTCGCCGGCGTCGTCGCGCTGGTCGCGGGGATCACGTGGTGGGTCGTCGGGCGGGCGCTGCGCCCGGTCTCGCGCATCCGTGCGGAGGTCGACGACATCACCGCCGATCGCCTCGACCGTCGAGTGGCCGTTCCGTCGTCGGGCGACGAGATCGCGGCCCTCGCGGGAACGATGAACCGCATGCTGGACCGATTGGATGCTGCCGCCACCGCGCAGCGCCGCTTCGTGTCCGACGCCTCGCACGAGCTGCGCTCACCCCTGGCGACGATTCGCCAGCACGCCGAGCTGGCGCAGCTGCACCCCGACGCGACCTCTGTCGACGACCTCGCCGGGGTGGTGCACGACGAGGGCCTCAGGATGCAGGAGCTCGTCGACGCCCTGCTGCTGCTGACCCGGCTCGACGAGAGGGCGGTCCTGCAGAGGGACGACGTCGACGTGGACGACCTCGCGCTCGCCGAGGCGAAGCGGCTCCGCGCAGCGGGCGCGGTGGTGGATGCGACCGGCGTCCGCGCGGCGCGGGTGCGCGGTGATGCGCGCTTGCTCGGTCAGCTGGTGCGCAATCTCGCCGACAACGCGGCCCGCCACGCGCGGACCGCCGTCGCGATCGGCGTGCTCGAGCGCGATGGGCAGGTGCTGCTGACGGTCGACGACGACGGTGAAGGCGTGCCGATCGAGGAGCGCGAGCGCATCTTCGAGCGCTTCGTGCGACTCGACGAGGCCCGCGCGCGCGACGCCGGGGGCAGCGGCCTGGGGCTCGCGATCGCGCGTG is from Microbacterium sp. LWH3-1.2 and encodes:
- a CDS encoding sensor histidine kinase codes for the protein MAEPRRRSLRTRITAAATLVVAAALVVGALAFYGILSASMHDATVRAGETRAEQLAARIDAEGPSAVTELDDDIAQVLDDEGRVVAASEEADSGDLPDSGGTVTYDDEPMLVVREDLDDGTLLLAVPVEDDQQTLATVAMLLAVAVAGVVALVAGITWWVVGRALRPVSRIRAEVDDITADRLDRRVAVPSSGDEIAALAGTMNRMLDRLDAAATAQRRFVSDASHELRSPLATIRQHAELAQLHPDATSVDDLAGVVHDEGLRMQELVDALLLLTRLDERAVLQRDDVDVDDLALAEAKRLRAAGAVVDATGVRAARVRGDARLLGQLVRNLADNAARHARTAVAIGVLERDGQVLLTVDDDGEGVPIEERERIFERFVRLDEARARDAGGSGLGLAIARAIAEAEGGSIRVEHSPLGGARFAVSLPAAR
- a CDS encoding response regulator transcription factor encodes the protein MRILVVDDEVRLADGIRRGLEAEGFGVDVAHNGVDGLWRARETAYDAIVLDLMMPGMSGWKVCEALRAEENWTPVLMLTAKDGEWDQVEALETGADDYVTKPFSFAVLVARLRALIRRGGVERPTVLEAGDLRLDPGARRVWRGDAELDLTSREFSVLEHLIRHRGQVVSKRDLIAGVWNDDFEGDPNIVEVYVGHLRRKVDRPFARQAIETIRGAGYRLAADGG